Proteins co-encoded in one Fusarium fujikuroi IMI 58289 draft genome, chromosome FFUJ_chr06 genomic window:
- a CDS encoding related to serine/threonine-specific protein kinase, with protein sequence MAALSAPRAMVAPHQHQPQGPSTLVTDKSTSSSTFRPNQFQSLSSPREYSTDLTESIVLEEGGESGSESAAEPVTPVSGRQSQDFTLQSQDLQDLQNLQSYQTASATSSGVVPIAIPNSANPNKGTYISQSVNNSRPPTTYEPSTPRATEPEPGSSLTRQSTRGSISTSSFKRTMSSFFRRSNSHVKNDYIPSESATPSVVSAPTEPQTNGQPRAAARRRFSMNRSSATTRSNSPPLPSDNGLEMAPAHRERASDKSLPSQGDFKKNRASTGLTLRGRAINFVGAHNPSRGTGHKRPEYSRRASSYDGSRPSTPLPPPAEGDETMYPPERSVWPLPPDSGTGAKARRMSLSLPDDFAVDVAELQNEFEYQRKFLGRHGKHLGKGAASKVTLMMRKGYPEELYAVKEFRGKSHRESQQDYENKIKSEFSIAKSLHHPNIVETFRLCTDHGRWNHVMEYCSEGDLFSLVSKGHLKGDDRKKDRMCLFKQLIQGVHYLHANGIAHRDIKLENLLITKDSKLKITDFGVSEVFCGTHPGLREAGGQCGRNMSGEIRLCSPGICGSEPYIAPEVLAKKESYDPRSLDVWSSAIVMIYLTFGGAIWSRAVPGELHYDKLVKGWETWYGKHPEPDATISDTDYPKCYALDVGMSPPALRRLVLQMLNPDPQKRISIEDVIHNRWLKNVECCQLESYDDPALLIDATKKDNTANGNKKIFCHNHLPPKGTGSHSLGKMPGQPGY encoded by the exons ATGGCGGCACTCTCGGCCCCAAGAGCCATGGTAGCACcccaccagcaccaaccaCAGGGACCCTCCACCCTCGTCACAG ATAAAAGTACCTCATCCTCTACCTTTCGCCCAAACCAGTTCCAGTCCCTATCGTCGCCTCGCGAATATAGTACCGACCTTACTGAATCAATTGTCCTAGAAGAAGGTGGTGAATCTGGAAGCGAATCCGCCGCCGAACCCGTTACACCTGTTAGTGGTCGCCAGTCCCAGGACTTCACCCTTCAGAGCCAGGACCTGCAGGACCTCCAAAATCTGCAGTCTTACCAGACAGCTTCAGCCACATCTTCAGGAGTTGTACCTATCGCGATCCCCAACTCGGCCAACCCCAACAAAGGAACATATATATCACAATCCGTAAATAATAGCCGCCCTCCTACTACCTACGAACCAAGTACTCCCAGAGCAACAGAACCTGAGCCAGGCAGTTCTCTCACCCGTCAGTCAACCCGAGGTTCCATCTCCACCTCGAGTTTCAAGCGCACCATGTCGAGCTTCTTCCGCCGATCTAATTCCCATGTTAAAAACGATTACATACCTTCGGAATCTGCAACACCCTCCGTCGTGTCCGCACCAACGGAGCCTCAAACAAATGGCCAACCACGTGCTGCAGCTCGCCGTCGTTTCTCCATGAACCGCTCTTCTGCAACTACTCGTTCCAACTCACCCCCTTTGCCTAGCGACAATGGATTGGAAATGGCTCCCGCACACCGCGAACGTGCCTCTGACAAGTCTCTTCCCAGCCAAGGAGATTTCAAGAAGAACCGTGCATCGACTGGTCTGACTCTGCGTGGCCGAGCAATTAACTTCGTTGGCGCTCACAACCCCAGCCGAGGAACCGGACATAAGCGTCCTGAATACTCCCGCAGAGCCAGCAGCTATGACGGTAGCCGGCCCAGCACCCCTCTCCCACCTCCTGCGGAAGGCGACGAGACAATGTATCCACCTGAACGAAGTGTCTGGCCTCTACCACCTGACTCCGGTACCGGTGCCAAGGCTCGACGCATGAGTTTGAGCCTTCCTGATGATTTTGCTGTGGACGTAGCTGAGCTACAGAACGAATTCGAATACCAGCGCAAGTTCCTCGGCCGTCATGGCAAGCATCTTGGCAAGGGAGCGGCTTCTAAGGTTACCCTCATGATGCGAAAAGGTTACCCAGAAGAGCTCTACGCCGTCAAGGAGTTCCGCGGCAAATCGCATCGGGAAAGCCAACAGGACTacgagaacaagatcaagtcagAGTTCAGCATTGCGAAGAGCTTACATCACCCCAATATTGTCGAGACTTTCCGCCTATGTACCGATCACGGGCGATGGAACCATGTCATGGAATATTGCTCGGAAGGTGATCTTTTCAGCTTGGTCTCCAAGGGTCATCTCAAGGGCGATGACCGGAAGAAGGACCGCATGTGTCTCTTCAAGCAGCTTATTCAGGGTGTCCATTACTTGCATGCCAATGGCATTGCCCATCGTGacatcaagcttgagaatCTTCTGATCACCAAGGACAGTAAGCTCAAGATTACCGATTTTGGTGTATCGGAAGTTTTCTGTGGTACTCACCCCGGTCTTCGTGAAGCTGGTGGACAATGCGGCCGTAACATGAGCGGCGAGATCCGACTTTGCTCACCTGGCATTTGTGGAAGTGAGCCTTACATCGCTCCCGAGGtcctcgccaagaaggaaagctACGACCCTCGATCACTCGATGTGTGGAGTTCTGCGATTGTCATGATTTATCTCACCTTTGGCGGCGCCATCTGGTCCCGCGCTGTCCCAGGAGAGCTCCATTATGAtaagcttgtcaagggctGGGAAACATGGTATGGAAAGCACCCAGAGCCCGACGCCACTATCTCTGATACGGATTACCCCAAATGCTACGCCCTCGACGTGGGCATGTCCCCACCTGCTCTCCGCCGTCTTGTGCTACAGATGTTGAACCCTGATCCGCAAAAGCGTATCAGCATCGAGGACGTCATCCATAACCGCTGGCTGAAGAATGTCGAGTGCTGCCAGCTGGAGTCCTACGATGACCCCGCTCTTCTCATTGATGCGACTAAGAAGGACAACACAGCAAACGGCAACAAAAAGATCTTTTGCCACAACCATCTACCCCCGAAGGGCACTGGCTCGCACTCGTTGGGCAAGATGCCAGGCCAGCCGGGCTACTAG
- a CDS encoding related to C.elegans LIM homeobox protein: protein MATFKSLLIAYVLGGLTFIPLVIVSVLAFIFYTSPIVDDTANEPKYSPIVDKDDDTTALEAAKRSHKKDNRAHENDLDVAAGFFAVCREYTPMGINAKPIERSTPVGSTTVAPSSPSVYQTMYRSIFERKPTPGPLDNNSNSTSQRPKNAGNVFYVVLRHGHLMLFDDEEQVEVRHVVSLAYHEISIYSGGDVTPEGELFIKRNAIRLSRKQAGTELTSDSPVSKPFFLFSENCSAKEDFYFALLKNQEQSFGVDGQVPKPLHFDVKNIISLVQKLHSTEENIHSRWLNALLGRVFLGINQTKDIEAFIREKLTKKISRVKRPSFLTHITINGIDTGSAAPYFTNFKLKDLTVEGECVVEADVKYSGNARIEIAATAKIDLGARFKAREVNLVLAAVLKRAEGHMLFKIKPPPSNRVWVTFQSMPKMEMDIEPIVSARQITYTVILRQIENRIKEVIAETVVLPFWDDMPFFKTEHKQWRGGIFEGDDATVPTSDAESIVAAAGDVAAVSHLDGTPDLTEETKPLEKSQTVPVMEATPPPTGLFGRRLSRTGTNPQASASASASSTSVDSKGPGASPVLKPKISKTSLQPIVGTDAAHADIFKPSTSPPDHATNYMAALHSRSHDASPKPPQISDAPLESSSASQRSTRSSRSSSSANEALNNDVPEDTQKTPVAIGRRNTTSSTGSSHTDERPGSSAASLKESIKSQTGSLGRSFFTRREHPEVPVQVEEEADLSDGSRDHQNNPLQRQTTLAAVSNAALQAKQWGWNAYQRHKEARRQAEQASHLDLSQPMGRGQPLPPPGTPLPKPTNGMTRIAPPTSVPTRKPVPGHNSVESLETHHENHPEHEHENEKHGEHRPPLPSRGRRRQSHAPEPDNGQNVFVVAAPEDSQPATPSGDDPSNHQVWASSDEQTVTDSGTSHPPSMITNESSLVQEDEKSANPIEAKSAPPAAADDDDDFSGWMDNEPLDMEINDPVQPTAQEVK, encoded by the exons ATGGCCACCTTCAAGTCTCTGCTTATAGCATACGTCCTCGGCGGTTTGACCTTTATACCACTGGTGATAGTGTCTGTGCTGGCGTTCATATTCTATACCTCTCCCATCGTCGACGACACCGCGAACGAACCGAAATACAGCCCCATCGTCGACAAGGACGATGATACAACCGCCCTCGAGGCCGCTAAGCGGTCGCACAAGAAGGACAACCGCGCGCACGAGAACGACCTCGATGTAGCCGCCGGCTTCTTCGCTGTGTGCAGAGAGTACACGCCTATGGGGATCAATGCGAAGCCTATTGAACGGTCAACACCCGTGGGATCTACGACCGTGGCTCCCTCGAGTCCCAGTGTCTATCAGACCATGTACCGGAGCATATTCGAGAGGAAGCCCACACCAGGACCTCTAGACAACAACAGTAACAGTACGAGTCAACGGCCCAAGAATGCGGGCAACGTTTTCTATGTGGTTTTGAG ACATGGCCATCTTATGTTGTttgacgacgaagaacaGGTTGAAGTTCGACATGTTGTTTCCCTGGCATACCACGAAATCAGTATATACTCAGGCGGTGATGTCACTCCTGAAGGCGAACTCTTCATCAAGCGAAATGCAATCCGACTGTCCCGAAAACAGGCTGGTACCGAACTCACTTCTGACAGCCCTGTTTCTAAACCTTTCTTCCTGTTCTCTGAAAACTGTTCAGCCAAAGAAGATTTCTACTTTGCCCTGCTCAAAAACCAAGAGCAGAGTTTTGGGGTGGATGGCCAAGTGCCGAAGCCATTGCATTTCGATGTTAAGAATATCATCTCGCTGGTCCAGAAGCTTCACTCTACGGAAGAGAACATCCATTCGAGATGGCTGAATGCATTGCTTGGGAGAGTCTTCCTAGGTATCAACCAGACGAAGGATATCGAGGCCTTCATCCGTGAGAAGCTCACTAAAAAGATCTCTCGCGTTAAGCGACCTTCATTTCTTACTCATATTACCATCAACGGAATTGACACCGGCTCGGCAGCACCTTACTTTACGAACTTCAAACTCAAGGATCTGACAGTTGAGGGAGAATGTGTCGTTGAAGCCGACGTCAAATACTCAGGAAATGCTCGTATTGAAATCGCCGCCACGGCAAAGATCGACCTCGGCGCTAGATTTAAAGCACGGGAAGTCAACCTTGTCCTCGCAGCTGTTCTCAAGAGAGCTGAGGGTCATATGCTGTTCAAGATCAAACCGCCACCGAGCAACCGAGTCTGGGTAACTTTTCAAAGCATGCCCAAGATGGAAATGGATATCGAGCCCATCGTTAGTGCGAGACAAATCACTTATACAGTCATCCTTCGACAGATTGAGAATCGTATCAAGGAAGTCATTGCAGAAACAGTCGTATTGCCATTCTGGGACGATATGCCCTTCTTCAAGACGGAGCACAAGCAGTGGCGAGGCGGTATCTTTGAAGGAGATGACGCCACGGTTCCCACTAGTGATGCTGAAAGTATAGTTGCTGCAGCAGGAGATGTGGCAGCTGTCAGCCATCTTGATGGAACCCCGGATTTAACAGAGGAGACAAAACCTCTGGAAAAGAGCCAGACAGTCCCAGTCATGGAAGCAACACCGCCGCCAACAGGTCTCTTTGGGCGCAGACTTAGCAGGACAGGCACCAACCCTcaggcttctgcttctgcttctgcttcatcaaccagTGTCGACTCTAAGGGACCGGGGGCAAGCCCAGTGTTGAAGCCCAAGATCTCCAAGACGTCCCTACAGCCTATCGTGGGTACTGATGCCGCTCACGCTGATATTTTcaagccatcaacatcaccgccTGATCATGCTACTAATTACATGGCGGCTTTGCACTCCCGCTCACACGACGCCTCCCCCAAACCCCCTCAGATTTCAGATGCGCCTTTGGAGTCATCGTCTGCTTCCCAACGGTCAACCCGATCTTCacgctcttcctcatcagcaaACGAAGCCCTCAACAATGACGTACCGGAAGACACTCAGAAGACCCCAGTTGCCATAGGCCGCCGTAACACGACCTCGTCGACTGGTTCATCTCACACCGATGAAAGACCAGGTTCCTCTGCTGCCTCCTTGAAAGAGTCCATCAAGAGCCAGACAGGGTCACTGGGAAGGAGTTTCTTTACACGCCGTGAGCATCCAGAGGTCCCTGTTCAAGtagaggaggaggcggacTTAAGTGATGGTTCCCGAGATCATCAGAATAATCCATTACAGAGACAGACTACGCTGGCGGCTGTTTCAAATGCAGCATTGCAAGCCAAACAATGGGGCTGGAACGCTTATCAACGACACAAGGAAGCACGCAGACAGGCAGAGCAAGCaagccatcttgatctcagtCAGCCCATGGGAAGAGGTCAACCACTACCTCCTCCAGGAACACCTCTCCCCAAGCCTACAAATGGCATGACGCGGATAGCACCCCCGACGAGCGTTCCTACGAGGAAGCCAGTTCCTGGACACAATTCAGTAGAGTCTCTTGAGACTCACCACGAAAATCATCCcgagcatgagcatgagaatgagaagcaTGGCGAACACCGTCCTCCCTTACCTTCTCGCGGACGGCGCAGACAGAGCCACGCACCTGAGCCGGACAATGGACAAAATGTATTCGTCGTTGCCGCCCCAGAGGACTCTCAGCCTGCTACACCATCGGGTGATGATCCTTCAAACCATCAAGTGTGGGCTTCAAGTGATGAGCAGACAGTGACAGACAGCGGAACATCTCATCCTCCCTCGATGATCACCAACGAATCCTCACTTGtgcaagaagatgaaaagtcAGCCAATCCTATAGAGGCAAAATCTGCccctccagcagcagcagacgacgacgacgactttTCTGGATGGATGGACAACGAACCGTTAGATATGGAAATCAATGACCCTGTACAGCCCACTGCACAGGAAGTCAAGTAA
- a CDS encoding related to endoglucanase c, with the protein MRTAAFITLLASVVSATPFGQRSQVLARASETCPVVFDGRVPANASLTDFDTANGGGWNPYNPGFVKGNNISWSEILQLPKTKTKSRFDTEAGTIPLEVTISDKSIFMKQLGFRRAGLQFNKDSNEGSLGSKGVKTLHFSIMQDDKRPLNLSHEYLNVWHEKADFSGNQFQFQAGQLIGQNGTAATWKLLDQDFKLLWETPMLKKVWQNFAITLNYEKNTIQAYYSKGCKPLNVATQPIARNLTGQGQFQIGILKKPTGTDDVANAGFQEANLNEGLIYGGIFLEDSADGCVSL; encoded by the exons ATGCGTACCGCTGCATTCATCACCCTTCTGGCCTCCGTGGTCTCTGCCACTCCCTTCGGCCAACGCTCTCAGGTTCTCGCCAGAGCAAGCGAGACTTGCCCCGTCGTCTTCGACGGCCGAGTCCCTGCCAATGCCTCTCTGACCGACTTCGACACGGCGAATGGCGGCGGCTGGAACCCCTACAACCCCGGCTTCGTCAAGGGAAACAACATCTCCTGGTCAGagattcttcagcttcccaagaccaagaccaagtcgCGCTTCGATACCGAGGCTGGTACCATCCCACTTGAGGTCACTATCAGCGACAAGAGTATCTTCATGAAGCAGCTTGGCTTCAGACGTGCTGGTCTGCAGTTCAACAAGGATAGCAATGAGGGCAGCCTTGGATCCAAGGGTGTAAAGACTCTGCACTTCAGCATCATGCAGGATGACAAGCGTCCTCTCAACCTTAGCCACGAGTACCTG AATGTCTGGCACGAGAAGGCCGATTTCTCCGGCAAccagttccagttccagGCTGGTCAACTCATCGGACAGAACGGCACAGCTGCTACCTGGAAGCTTCTCGACCAGGACTTCAAGCTTCTCTGGGAGACTCCTATGCTCAAGAAGGTGTGGCAGAACTTTGCCATCACTCTCAACTACGAGAAGAA CACCATCCAAGCCTACTACTCCAAGGGATGCAAGCCTCTCAACGTCGCCACTCAGCCCATCGCCCGCAACTTGACCGGCCAGGGACAGTTCCAGATTggtatcctcaagaagcctACTGGTACCGATGATGTGGCCAACGCTGGATTTCAGGAGGCCAACTTGAACGAGGGACTTATTTACGGTGGTATCTTCCTTGAGGACAGCGCGGATGGATGTGTGTCTCTCTAA